GAGAGGAGACCttgcttttctctcccttcctgggTCTTGCATCTCCAGGGCCTCAGACTTTGTGCACAGGCTACTGAAGCACTGCCAAGGCCAAGGGGAGGACTGCGCGCTGGTTCCCAGGCTGAGGAAGGCTATTGTGGGCAGGGGGTTTCCTACTTCAGTTTCTCTATCAACCAGCATTGCAGCTAATTTCCTTCCTAATTATTTAAGAAGCAAGCACATCTCTCCAAGTCAAATGCAATTGTTTCAGGAGACAACGTGATCTAGTCTCATAGGAGGAAAAAATGTTCCTCCTGTCTCTTGGGAAATGATGACCTGGCATTATCCTGCTAGGGCACCTTGGATGCTTCTCCAGCCTGGCCTGGAGGGCAGGTGCTGCCACGAGGAAACAGCTGTTCCCGGCTCCTCTTCCCCGTGTAGGGTGCCACGCAGTACCCCCCAACGAGGGTCTTCCTGAccccagctctcccacctctAAAAGAGGGACTGAAAGAGTTTTTCTGCACTCCATCACACAATAATTACATCTCCAAATACAACCTATTAACACAAGGTTTACCTGAttactgatataaaataaaaaatagtgattcAACTGTATTGAGAGGATGCGGAGACAACAGGTGGGGGTGGTAACAAGAGAActaatactgggacttccctggcggtccagtggttaagactccgcgcttccactgcagggggcacgggttcaatcctcgGTCAGGCAactgagatcccacgtgccacatggtgtggccaaataaaaaaatatatattaaaaaaaaagaaagctaatacTTCACATATTATCATAACAGAAAAGTCAATCAATACACTATGTCTAAAACTGATATATTGAGAAAAAAAGCAGTGTAAGCATAAAAATTTTGTATTATAGAGATAACTACCAAAAGAAGTGGGTGGAAGTGGTTGTCTGGGTGACGGGTAGGGGGACAGTGTGGGGAACGCGCTGAGAGGTGAATTCTCACTATTTTtcattacagattttaaaaaacacatacggATATTCCTTTCATACATTGTTTTagcttaaaaattaaatgtaaataaaagagaaaaaaaggtttaaataTACAGTATTAAAGGAACAAGTAAATCCTTCAATCCATCCATACCAAGCGGGAAAAACAGTCTATAAAAATAATGACCTTTATCGAAAGTCAAAAGGTACATTTTATAATATGTTAACTACTCTTAAGTGATGGGCTTTTGAATGAACCATGTGCTTCTGATGCTTCAACATCCAGGGCATTGCTGACTCTGGAGAGACTATCCCTCCCCGGACTAGCTAATTCCTAGAGACTGTAAACCACAGGCCTGCCTCTGAGCATGcttttcatatgcaaaccaaccaatccggAGCCCACATCCCAACCACCTCCTTTCTCTCAAACTCTGGACCACTATCCCCCTGCCCTAATCACCTGAGGGCCAGGTGCCAGGCAACTAGGGACAGCGCCTACATCCCAGAGCCccctgaaattattcaaaccagCCAATCCTAATCCTGCTGACCCTGCCTTACCCTCTCCTTCCTacagaaaccacaataaaggctcctGCCCACAATCTTCTCTTGCTCCCTCTGTCCTTCCactgaccctggtgcttccccacgTGGTCCCCCATGGGGTGCTGTGCACCCTCCTCTTAGGAATTGTGAGAACAAACTATCTTTCCAATTGCAAccatctcctgatctgttggcctcaccaGACCTGAATAATAAAGACGACATTTCAAAACAGCTTTATATGAGGGTGGCATTCTTTCAGAAAAGAAGGCTCTAGAATCATCTTGGTTAAATTTCAGATTAAAGTCTGGCCCCGGAAGAGGCAATGCATCAAATCTGAAACTGCATTAGGAAAGTAAATCTTTGCATGAATACATAAATGTTGCACACTCCATAACACAAACCTTCTAAGCAATCCACAGGTGTATCACAGTGTTTCCCAGGCATTGTCAGCTACAGTTCCACATGCCTACATGATCTAATTTGCTCCTAAACAAAATCTCAGCGTGGGAGGTGAGTTAATGAAGACTTCTTTAGGTAATGAATGTGGCTGGAATTTGCAGCTACCCGTTGACTGGACACTAGCCTTCATTTCAAGCAAACAGAATCTGGAGCAAACTAAGTCGAGAAAGCAGGAAATTAGCTAAGTTCAGCAAGAGTGAAAAAACTCTCTATGAAGAAATTTCAACAGGAATATATCATGTGTTAGTCAAGGCATTAACTTATTTGCAATAAGTTAAACATATAAATGCTCCCTCCTctaaaaggaggggggaggggtacaGCAAAGGTAGATTAGTGCTCAAAAGGTACAATCAATATAGTGGGAAAACTCTTGTGATCAAGGGCATGGAAAGAGTGCATCAAAAACATCACAAGTGTTATAAAGATCTGAGAGTGTTACAAATGATGGTAATTGCCAGATATCAACCACCTAATGTACCAGGAACTGGGCTAGATTGCTTGTACATcttatctcattcaatcctccaAAATACCCTATAGGATTGGTCTAGGAATGCCATTTCACTGGGTGAGACACTAAGGTTCCGTGTTATCTATTGCTACatgacaaattaccccaaaacttagcaccttaaagcaacaataaacatttattatctcagtttctgtgggtcaagagTTTGGGAgtagcttagctgggtggttcagGCTCAGAATCTCTCACAAGGTTGTAGGTAAGATGTTGGCAGAGCTGcaagtcatctgaaggcttgactagaCCAGGAGAATCCACCCAggatggctcactcacatggccaGCAGGTTGATGCCAGTTGGTAGGCAGGAGGCTTCAGTTTCTCACCCCATGGGGCTCTCCACAGGGTAGCTTGTGTCCTTAAGACATGGCAGCTGGCCTGCCCCAGAACGACTGATCAAAGAGAGTGGAAGACAGAAGTTACAGTGTCTTTTTATGAcccagcctcagaagtcacatatCCCTCACTACCCTGTTGGTTACACAGGTCAGCCCTATTCAGTGCAAGAGGGACTACACAAGAGCACGAAAACCAAGAAGAGAGAGTCATGGGGCCATCTTGAATGCTGGCTCCCACTGAGCCCAAGAGTATAAGTAATCTTCTATGGATCACTCAGTTACTTTCAAATCCCGGCTTACTCCGAAATCAGCGCTCTTTCCACCACACAACTGCCTCCCCAAAGCCTGCATGCAGGACACTGCCAAACGAAGACAAAAGGTCCTAGTTATGCCACATCCCTGTTTCATTGTTTTTGCCAAAAGTTTTATCTTCAACCCCCtgggaattttatatatatatatatatatatatatatatatatatatatatatatatatatatatatatatatatatattgaaagcATAGCTCAGGCTTTCTAATGGGAattgatgaaaaataattttatcttattgACTTTTCCCTAAACCAAACTTGCTGAACCTTATCCTTGGCTAGagctttttaaaagacaataataaaaataagggaTGCCTGCATTAATAGAAGACAAAATACTTCCAGGTTACAATCCATTTTGTGATCATTCTTATCTTTGAGAGTTCATCCGAATATGTTCAAATCTCTGTTGTAGGAGGAGGTGATTGAAGGGCATTTTTATTCCCTTGAATAACAGGAAATCCATCATTTACTCTTTAGTAATAAAAACTGCATGTGTAAGAATTGGGACCATGGAAGGTCAACTCAAATTGAAGATTTTATGACAGGGAGGTTATATTAAATCTTTTCAACAATTTATAGAAAGGATTTGAAATATgtcaaatgtatttctttaagttttttcAAGTGAGAGGTTTTATTGCATCAAGTCACAGAATCAGGAGAAAACTTACTCTTAGGTCATCCAGGTCTGGTCCCTGCCAATGTCATATTGCTCCCTTCAGGACCAAAGGCTGGGTATTAAGCCATCTGAAGTCAACCTCTTCTAATTAAAATGAAAGTCATAAAGCAAAGTATTTCAGTAATCTACTATAATAATAATCCCAAATTTATATAGTACCTATATCCAAGAAATGTAAAgcaattcacaatttttatttctctcacctGGAAACAAAAACTAAAGCCCCCAAGGCAAGTATAAGGGAACTTTCATTAACTtacatatttatagaataaatgaatgtgcacgtgtatgtgtgtctgcatgcgtgtgtggggagagagggagatggaactgaaatttattgagcacctactgtgtaccaggctttGAACTGGGTCCAGTGGACCTAAACATGAATAAGATTCTTCAAAGAAGTCACAGGTTGTTAAGGGATGTAGCATCTCCCAGTAAGGCTCAGGAAACACAGGGGCTGAGGAAGCCCTGACTCTGGACCCGACACAGCTGGTGCAGACTGAGAGGCAAAGCCATTTCTGTGCACAGAGGACACACAGCATCTTTTCATACAGAAAGGAGAACCACTACAAAGCCTCATGGCTCCTGCCTCCTCCCTGACATCAATTTAGGGTATGGACTCATCACGTGTCTTTTAGTAATAGCTCCAGTCGTGAATTAAAATGAGATTATATTTGGAAAAGCACAAGGTGAAAAGCACAATACAGGTTGGTCTCCCCATCTAGACTCGAGCTCCATGTCTTGAGCAAGATGGTAAGATAGTAAATGTATAGGAGTctacacatttttcaaaactcaaagAAGACTTAAAATAGGTATACtctattaaatgtaaattataactaaataatgttaatttttttaaaaaggacagacTCAACCAGAAAAGCATATgctcttccctcttcttctttccttAATTGCAGGCATGATGCCTGGAGgcacagcagccatcttgtgactatGAGGTAACAAGCATGAGGACAAAGACTAAACCTTAGGACAGCAGAGAAAAAAAGGTGTAAAGAACCTGGTGCATGAGGCCATTTTTGCGCTGCCGTACCATCTCTAGACTGTCAACCTTCACACTGGAATATAGTTTTGTTATTTCAGTCAAATTAGTTCACACCCAAAATACAAAGCCCCTCCATCCAGATTATTTCCACTCCATCTTCATTTTTCATCAACTGAGAATGCATCACTCCTCTTCCTCCAGAACCCCAATCTAAGGATTCAAGCACATACTCTTCAAAGGTGCATTGTGAAAACAGGGGCCTCCCCAAATGCCAGGGGATACAAGTTCTCTGAAGACTCATGTCTCACTTGACCCAAGATGAGCAAACAGCACGCTCTTCAAAGaaattctccctctctccctcttcaatTTCATGACTCTTTGATAACTTCCAGGTGATGTGCTTAAGTTCTACAGAAAGGGACTAGACTCTGGGAGACACGCAACACCTATTGTCAGCCTTTAAAGCCTCAGCCAAAACTGGATAGAGTCACCTTTTAGCAACCTGTTACAGATCTCTATGTATTTAGAGCCTTGTAGAATGGGGATTTATGAGATGTATGGAGAAAAATATTGAATGATGCACCCCAGGTTGTAATCATAGCCTCTCCGTTGGGAGTTTACTCACTGTCTGTCTCTTCACTAGAATGAAAACTTCAAGCGgtaaagagggaaagggagaggtcaAGGGCGAGGTAAGGGagccaaacaaaaaagaaaaaggagattgCACCAAAAGAAAGTAAACGCATGATCATATTTAGCCATTTTTACAAAGCTATATGTATGTGTGGTCATGTGTTTAAAGATAGTAagtgaaaagtatttttaaaaaatgatcaatgACCTCCACCACATCTGATGGTTGATTCTTCACCTTCCTTGACTTCTCTGGATCTCTtggaagcatctgacaaaatggATCACTCCCTGTCTTGCAACACCATCCTGACTTGGCTTGCATGATGCCATACTCTCCTAgtttccttcctgcctctctggaCGTTCCTTTTCAGCTTTCTTTGCTAGATTCTCCTCTAAAGAGCAGAGTGTCCCAGGGCACTATCTGTCTACACTTATCTTCTCTGCCAACACTTACCCCCTACATGTTCTCATCTAGTCCCTGGCTTTAATGGCATTCCACATGCTGACTGGTATCTCGTCCAGACTTATAGCTCTAGTCCTCACCTCACACATCAGGTACAGAATCTTATATCCCATTTCTACCTCAACAACTAGCAGGTATCTCAAAACTAACATAACCAAAATAGAACTCTTAATCTCCCACCACAAACCCTGACCCAGTCTTCCCAAGTCTGGAAATGGCAAACATTATTCATGTCAATGAATAATGACATTCATAAGTCAATGTCCTGGGACTCATCCTTAACTCCTCTTTCCCTTACATCTAATCCATCAGCAACTCCTGCTACCTCTACCTTCAAAATGTGTCCCAGATCCAACCTCCACTGCTGCCCTAGCCAAACCACCATCATCCCTCTCTTAAGCTACCTGAATACCCTCCTAATTGCCATGTATGCATCCACGCTTGTCCCCTTTGTCCCACACGGCAGCCAGTGACCACTTTTAaacataagtcagatcatgtcaatCCACTGCTCAGAATCTTCCATGATGACTTTTTTGGCTGGCCAGTTTCCTAGCCAATATcaactccccatccccacccccactcccactctGGGCCCCACTTCTTGGGAAAAGAAATGTGCAAAGCTACAATCTATATTTCCCAGATTCCTTTGCAGTTATGGAGGTTACGTGACACAGTTCTAACCAATGAGACAGAAGGAGAAATCACTGGATAGGGATTCTAAGGAAGCCATTGTTTTCCTGAGAAAAGGGAGTCTGTAGTACTCTATATCTTTTGACCTTTGCTCTTCTCCTTTGTTCCTGCCTAGAAAGCAAATACACAAAGGTGGAGCAGCCAAAAGACGTCAGGAAAGTAAGGAGAAGGCAGCTGCATCAGCCCTTGTATGCCCATCCTTGGATTCCTTGTTAGGTGAGAAAATAATAAATCCCTTATTTGGTTAAGTTGCTGTGGTGGAGTTTCTATGACACATAGCCAAATACAATCCTGGCACAGGCTTCCAATCACCCTTAGAATGAATCCCCGAAGTCTTATACAACCTCTCCAAAAGCATCTCCTACCACTCTCTTCCTTACTCTTCCTGCACCGGCGTCACAGGCCCTCTGGGCCATTTTTGGAACATACCACGTTTATTTCCACCTCAGTGTCTTTGCCCTTGCTGTTCTGCTGGATTGCTCGTACCCTAGATCTTTCACATGCTTTATTTGCGCCCTCTCTTTACTCAGTTTTCTGCTTTAATGTCACCTCTGCACCAAGGTGTTGCCTTGACTACTCCATCCAAAATTGGCTCCTTCACACTCTTTAACTCTttagtgatttatttttattcatagcgTTTACCAATATCTAAAATTGTCTCTACCTGAGAGTACTTTTTTTATTAACTTGTTTACTTAATATCCATCTACTCCACTGGAACGAAAGCTTCAAGAGGTATGGGCACATCCCCAGTAcctagaaaaacacacagcaggcattcaaaagatatttattcAATCAATCAGTTAAGGACATCTTGAACTTAAGGCGGACTCTTCCTTACAGTtcaccttgttttttgttttttttttttttttttttttttttttttttcttaaccatatttgcttatttatttattttaattttatggctgtgtcgggtcttcgcctctgtgcgagggctctctccagttgcggcacgtggaggccactcctcatcgcggtgcgcgggcctctcactgtcgcggcctctcttgttgcggagcacaggctccagacgcgcaggctcagtaattgtggctcacgggcctagttgctccgcggcatgtgggatcctcccagaccagggcacgaacccgtgtcccctgcattggcaggcagactctcaaccactgcgccaccagggaagcccccaccttgtttttttgttttgttttgttttgtttttttggctgtgttgggtcttcgttcctgtgcgcgggctttccctagttgcggcgagcgggggctactcttcgttgcgctgcacgggcttctcattgcagtggcttctcttattgcggagcatgggctctaggcgagccggcttcagtagttgtggcttgcaggctctacagcgcaggctcagcagttgtggcacacgggcttagttgctgcgtggcatgtgggatcttcccagaccagggaatgaacccgtgtcccctgcactggcaggcggattcttaaccactgagccaccagggaagtcccagttcacCTTGTATTGCAAAAAAAAGCAGTTTGGTATtggatttattttggttttgttgttgttcttgttgtagTTGTTATACTAGCACTTTTGGGGGACTAGCGTATTTTGTATTGGCACCCTTAGCATACAATTTCATGGCCTCACCCAAATTTCTGGACCGGCTCCGCCTCCGTAATTTAAAACTGACCTAGTGACTGAACTCAGCAGCAATGCGTTCAGACACCTGCACCGCCCGTGAACAAGGCCGGGGCATTATCATCCTTTTGGTTTCTCCCAGATTATCCAAATGACGGTGAGTGGTGAACCACAGAGACTCCTTTTCTCCCTGACCTTTTCTAGACTGGGCCAGGGATATGATAAATCCGTTCTCAATGCGGACAGTATCATGCCAGAGTGATATAGGCGTCAGATGCCTGGTTCTAACCCCACCTCACCAGCTACTTGGCCCGTTTGAGCTCTCGGGGTTACGGGGAGGAATAAAGGAGATTTGGGACCCCGCGAGCTCTGCGGGCTCCCCCGCTCACAAGCGAATCTGGATCCGGGTTTTTTACTTCCCTCCTACCGTCTTGCTTTGCCTTGCAGCCCACCTCCAACCCGAAACCCACGCCGCCCACCAGGCAGCCGGCAGACCACCCCAGAGCCCCTCGGGCGCCCGGCCGGTCCCCAACCCCCGGCAGAAACCCGCCCACTCCCGGCGGCCCCCGCGACCGCTCCCGTCTCCATGGGAACGAAGGCAGCCAACCGGCGCGGCGGCTGGCGCGGCGGCTTCCGATCCGCCCTGAAGGCGGCGAGAACTCTGGCAGCGCCTGGGGCTCCGGCGGGTCTGCGGGCTGCGGGCCGCGATGCTGAAGGCCAAGATCCTCTTCGTGGGGCCCTGCGAGGTGAGGCCTGGGCCGGCGGGGCGGCAAACGGGgcccgggcgggggtggggcccaggagccGGGAGCCCAGTCCCACCGCGCCCATCCTGGTGTGCGCCGCTGGCTTCACCGTGAACTCGGTGTTCCCAGACCTCGACCCGGTTGTACTAAGGCCCGAAGGCCCAAGGTAGTGAGTGGCGTTATGGAATCAGAGCCTACATCTCATGACTCTCCTTTGTGCCTGTGGCTGTCCCTAATGAGATATGTCTGTGGAACAAGAAAACCAGGAGGAAAGACTGAACTATTACCTGGTCTTGGAACTATTAGCTTTTCATGTGGGTGGTGATGGCGGGGGATTAAATCTACCTGTGTACTTCACATCGTACACAAGAATAAAATTCAGATGGACCAAAAAGCTAAATGTGTAAAAGAACAACTGTGGAAGTAGTAAATGAATAACTCTCCAACTTAAACACCCATCAGAATTGCCTGGTGGGCAGTTGCACAACTCGCTGGTCCTATCCCAGagttttgattcagtaggtctgggagggacctgagaatttgcattttgctgATGCTGGTCGTCCAGGGACCACTTGCTGGGAACCACTGTAGTAGATGAATATATGGAAAGCTATGTTTTTAATCTTGTGACAGGGAAGGTCTTAAACACAACACAAAAATGAAGAAGCCTTAAAAGAAATGACAGCAAAGTTAAAGCCAGGGGAAAGTATTAGCAAAATGCATGACAAAGAAAGGATTCATAGGTAGAACATACAGGAAAGTTTAAGaatcaataaagaaaagagaagcaacTCAAGATAATGTAGCAAAGTCTGTGTACAAGAAATACAACTGACCAATaagtatgaaaagatgctcagtcgCACAGTCACAGAACACAGAACAAACAGATGGCACTTATTTGCTCATCAGTTTGGATGagaaaagtttagaatattgatAACATGCAGTGTTAGAATGCTTTCAGGGAAAGGAGTATTCTGGGATTGCAATTTTAAATGTGCACAGCTTTTAGTGTGGCAATTACATTTCTCAAAAGCTACTGTAGCTAAAGACTCCTCCACGTTCCCCGTGAGTCCTATACAATATTGAACAGATGGAAACACCCTCGGTGCCCATCAATGAGCAAATGTCTGAATAAACTAAGGTACAGTCTTACTTTGTGCAGCAGTGAAACAAAATAAGGCAAATCCATGTAAACTGACACAGAGAGCTCTCCAAGACATAAACTGTTAAGTAGGCAAGTAACAACAATATGCTCGGAAttatgaaaagcaaaacaaacatagatatcttttttaaatggaaattctcAAACATATACAAGGGGAGAGAGAACAGTGAACCCTAGTATCCATTACCTAGcttcaacaacaaaataatttctGCACATACACATCTCCCTCTCCCTTACTACTCTTCTAATTTACCAGCCTTTCTAGTCCTTAAATGTGCCACGTCCATTCCTGCCTGGTGCCTTTGAACTAGctattccctctgcttggaagcAGGTAAAGTCACCCAGCGGCAGAGCCAGCACTGAAATCTGTGCTCCCTGCAACCCAGAGCAGGCTGTGCCCACCCAACCAGAGAGAGCCCTCTGCCCTGGTGATCTCAGGGTGGCCGTGGCCTCTACTGCATCCCACCTGGGTCCAAGCTGGCTATTGGAGGGCCTGCTTATGGTTTACTTTTCTGCTCTTCAGCAACGATCTTTCACTGTCTTCATTTTCACAGAGTGGAAAAACTGTTTTGGCCAACTTCCTGACAGAATCTTCTGACATCACCGAATACAACCCAACCCAAGGAGTGAGGTGAGCCCTGACCAATCCGCGTCCCACGGAGTCCCTGACCATCACCCACCCCTGACTTTGGTGCTGGTGGCATCCGCAAAGTATAACGTTTCCTAAGGAGAGGTGCTGCTCTTGTTTTTATGTTTAGGATCCTGGAATTTGAGAACCCACACGTTACCAGCAACGACAAAAGCACGGAGTGTGAATTTGAGCTCTGGGACTGTGGTGGCGATCCAAAGTACGTTTCCTTTAGAGCATTTGTTCCATCAAATGATTCAAAAATCAGCTGCCTGCCAGGCACCTTGGACTTGGGCCTAGCGAGCGCCCTTCCTAGCATGTGTTAGGGGCTCCATCAATTACTGATGACATGCATTGCTCTTGAAACTTTAGTGACTGGGTTATGATATAGTGAGAGGTCATCCATTCATGATTAATACTTAGACATTATTTTCAGAGTCCACAGTTAGAAACCAGAACCAttgcttatacatggaatctaaaaaaaatggtacgagtgaacttatttacaaaacagaaatagagtcacagatgtaaaaaacaaacttatggttaccaggggggaaagtggcgggcggctgataaattgggagattgggattgacatatacacactactatgtataaaatagataactaataaggacctactatattaGCACAGGggactcaatactctataatgacttctatgggaaaagaatctaaaagagagtggatatgtgtatatgtataactgaatcactttgctgtatagcggaaactaacacaacagtgtaaatcaactatactccaataaaaattaaaaacaaaacaaatgcagaaaccagagccacctacccttcaCGCTGCATCCTTTTCTGCCATGCAGGTTCGAGTCTTGCTGGCCAGCCCTGATGAAGGACTCTCACGGGGTGGTGATCGTCTTCAATGCTGACATCCCAAGCCACCTGAAGGAAATTGAGATGTGGTATTCCTGCTTCGTCCAGCAGCAGTTTTTACAGGATACTCAATGTCTGTTAATTGCACACCACAAACCAGGCTCTGGAAGTGACAAAGGAAACCTGGCTTTGGGTAAGGAGCCTGGACTTCTCCTTTCTGCTGTAGTCTGAAATGCTCTGGGCATTTGTATATTGCCCTGTGTCTTGGAAACCAGCAGCCCTGTGCAGTTAAAGAGCACCTGCTGTGTCctagacatttgtttttcttaccaCGTAAATCAGAACTGCTGGGTTGGAAGATCTGCTGTACCATCCAGGCCAGCATGCAGACACTTTAAAAGTAGGCAGACactaagaggggaaaaaaacctggtTTTAGCCACTCATCGGTACTATTAGGGACACTCTTTCCTGACTTGCCTTTAAGCTCCAATTTGCATGTGACACACACCATTACAGAGGTGTCAAAGTGATCataaaaaacaactcaaaattcAGAAATGCCTTCCTCTGGTGTAAGAACAAAGAAGGCCTGGAAGTGGCTTGGAGAGCTGTGATCCTGTTGCCGGGTGGCAGTGTGATGAAACCTTTCTCTGTTAAATTGTGTCAAGCAAGGCACAACTTTATTTTTGGACTTGGGAAAGTTAAACAAATTGGCTCCTGTAAGACTcaggtcctgggacttccctggtggtccagtggttaagactcctcactcccaatgcagggggcccacgttcgatccctggtcagggaactagatcctgcgtgccacaactaagatccggctcagccaaataaataaataaatattttttaaaaataaaatataaaagactcAGGTCCTTTGGAGCTAGAAATAGCCCCTCACTAAAAGTTCATGCCTAATtacatcattttcctttttaagcgCCACCCTTGAACAAGCTGAAGCTGGTGCACTCAAATCTTGAGGATGACCCAGAAGAGATCAGAATGGAGTTCATAAAGTATTTAAGAAGCATAATCAACTCAGTGTCTGAGAGCAGAGACCGGGAGGAGATGTCAATTATCACCTAACCGGCCTTCACCTAGACGCTTCCGCATCCCAAATGAAGTCAATTTCAGTGCAGATCTGAAATCCATCCACCTACTAAGGTTCTCATCTCCCTTTGGCTGTAGAAGACATTTTCCTTATTTGGCCAAAGGTAACAGTCAGCCAGGGAGTTGACTCATACCATCTATTCTCTGTCTTCAGTTCAGCTGAGAAACTCCTGTTATTGAATTCTGATTCCTTTCCCCAGATCTCTCCAGAGAGCTGGAAAACTGaggtggttttttttccctttcacattATGTCATACTATAAAAGTTGTGGAATTGTAACTGTCATAGCCCAGTGATACCAACAGTAGTTTAATCCACGTAGATTGGTTTAAATGTGATTTTCATTCCTTAATCTGTACAATTTGCCTaggatatttttgaaaaatattagcatttaacctctccaagattttatttttatttagatgtCCTTGATATCTGGACACCATATCACACTGGAAGATGGAATACATATACATctcctaaaaatgttttttattatctCAGGGGaatttaattcttaaatattatttcatgtaatACAGGGAAAAACAATGTTTT
This DNA window, taken from Balaenoptera ricei isolate mBalRic1 chromosome 15, mBalRic1.hap2, whole genome shotgun sequence, encodes the following:
- the IFT22 gene encoding intraflagellar transport protein 22 homolog, whose product is MLKAKILFVGPCESGKTVLANFLTESSDITEYNPTQGVRILEFENPHVTSNDKSTECEFELWDCGGDPKFESCWPALMKDSHGVVIVFNADIPSHLKEIEMWYSCFVQQQFLQDTQCLLIAHHKPGSGSDKGNLALAPPLNKLKLVHSNLEDDPEEIRMEFIKYLRSIINSVSESRDREEMSIIT